The Reinekea forsetii genome contains the following window.
GCGCGCCATCGATCAGCGAAGCGTGATTCAGGCGGTCCTGCACGATGGTGTCGCGCCGTGACATCAGCGCCGACATAACGCCGACGTTGGCCATATAGCCGGAACTGAAGACCAGGGCCGCCTCCCGACCGGTAAAGGCTGCCAATTCCTGTTCGAGCAGTTCGTGTTCGCGGTGGTGGCCACTGACCAGATGCGAGGAACCCGAGCCGACGCCATACTGGTCAATCCCTTCTTTCATCGCCTGGGCGATCGCCGGATGATTGGCCAGGCCGAGGTAGTCGTTACTGCAAAAGGACAACAGCCTCTGGCCATCGACTGTCGGGGTAATGCTTTGCGCGGACTGCAATTGCAGCCGGCTGCGCATCAGATGATCGGCTTGTCGGGCAGCCAGATGGACCGCCATATCGGAAAAATTTTTCAATGCAGTTGTCGCGGCCTTGCTGGGCAAGTGCGCTCCGGTTGGAAATTAAGGGGCGATTGTGTCAGCTGCGCTGCGCAATCGATGGCCGTGGCTCTGGGCTATGTCTAGGGGCTATGTCTAGGGACTATGTCTAAGGCCCAAGGCCTAAGGCCTAAGGCTCAGACCAGCGTGGCGTCGTAAAAGCGGGCGTTGTTGCGTTTTGGACAGGTCGCCGGGTCGAACTGTTCAACCGCGTCTTGTGCGCCCATATTACGCTGTTCAGGGACGATACCCAGCTTAACGAACAGGGCCTTATCAAGATTCGCTTCGGGGTTGGCCGTAGTCAGTAAGGTTTCGCCATAAAAGATCGAGTTGGCTCCGGCGAAAAACGCCATCGCCTGCATTTCTTCGCTCATCTGTTCGCGTCCGGCTGAGAGGCGAACGTGTGACGCTGGCATCAAGATGCGCGCAACGGCTATGGCTCGTAAGAACTCAATCGGGTCGAGATCTTCAACCTCTGCCATCGGGGTGCCTTCGACCTTAACCAGCATATTGACTGGCACACTCTCAGGGTGCGGATTGAGATTCGACAACTGAATAAACAGCCCGGCGCGATCGGACAGGCCCTCGCCCATGCCCAGGATGCCACCAGAACAGATCTTCATGCCCGAAGAACGCACATTCTGCAGGGTCTCTAGGCGTTCGGAATAACTCCGAGTAGTGATGATTTCGCCATAGTATTCCGGCGAAGTATCGAGATTGTGGTTGTAATAATCGAGACCGGCACCGGCTAATGCCTCGGCCTGCTTGCCTTCGAGCATGCCTAGGGTCATGCAGGTTTCCAGACCGAGCTCCTTGACGCTCTTGACCATATCGAGAATAACAGGAAAATCCTTCTCGCTCGGTGAGCGGTAGGCCGCGCCCATACAAAAGCGGCTCGCGCCGGCGGCCTTGGCGGCCTTGGCCTGCTGAATCACCTTCTCCACCGCGATCAATTTTTCTTTCGCCAGACCGGTATTGTAGTGACCCGACTGCGGACAATATTTGCAATCTTCAGGGCAAGCTCCGGTCTTGATCGAGAGTAGGGTGCTGATTTGAACTTCATTGGGATTGAAATGGGCGCGATGTAAGGTGGCCGCCTGAAACATTAGATCGTTAAAGGGCAATTCAAACAGCTTAACAACTTCGGCAGTTGTCCAGTCATAACGGAATTCGGGGGCAAGGGAGGCAGACATCGGCGTTCTCAAAATCAATGGAATGGCGCCGATAGTAGCGCCATGGCGGCCAAAGTCAATTTACTATATCGACTAACCTTACATCTGGTTAAAAAACAAACAGCTTTGAATTGACTGGGGTAGCCCGTTCACGCGTCCGTCGCCATGACCCCATGCCGAGCGCGAAATGGCCTCAGCCCTGCTCCAAACCCTCGATCAACAGCGCCAGATGGTCGGCCAACTCACGCACCCGCTTAGGCTGGGCACGGCTGGGGGGGAAGAGGATTTGCAAGGGCG
Protein-coding sequences here:
- the bioB gene encoding biotin synthase BioB — protein: MSASLAPEFRYDWTTAEVVKLFELPFNDLMFQAATLHRAHFNPNEVQISTLLSIKTGACPEDCKYCPQSGHYNTGLAKEKLIAVEKVIQQAKAAKAAGASRFCMGAAYRSPSEKDFPVILDMVKSVKELGLETCMTLGMLEGKQAEALAGAGLDYYNHNLDTSPEYYGEIITTRSYSERLETLQNVRSSGMKICSGGILGMGEGLSDRAGLFIQLSNLNPHPESVPVNMLVKVEGTPMAEVEDLDPIEFLRAIAVARILMPASHVRLSAGREQMSEEMQAMAFFAGANSIFYGETLLTTANPEANLDKALFVKLGIVPEQRNMGAQDAVEQFDPATCPKRNNARFYDATLV